GGTGTGGAGGACGGTCAGCTTGATGCCGCCGACGTGCAGGTCCTGGTCGTCGCTCAGGTCGACGTCCCAGAGCAGGTCGGGGTGGGTCAGCTCCCACAGCGGCTTCTCGTCGGGGTGCAGCAGGATCGGCGCCCCGGTCGCCTCACGGAGCTCCGGGGCGACCCGCACGTGGTCGTCGTGCGCGTGGGTGCAGAGGATGGCGGCGAGCTTGCGACCACCGACCACGTCGAGGATCTTCTCGGTGTCGTGGGGGGCGTCGATGACGACGCACTCCTCCTCGTTGCCGATGACCCAGACGTTGTTGTCGACCTCGTGGGTCTCGCCGTCGAGCGAGAAGGTGCCGGAGGTGACGACGTGGTCGAGGCGGACGCCGTCGGAGTGCGACATGGCCATCAGAACATCACCACCGAGCGCAGCACGTCGCCGTGGTGCATCTTGTCGAAGGCGGCCTCGATGTCGTCGAGACCGATGCGCTCGGAGACGAACGCGTCGAGGTCGAGACGACCCTGCTGGTAGAGGTCGACGAGCATCGGGAAGTCCCGGCTGGGCAGGCAGTCGCCGTACCAGGACGACTTGAGCGAGCCGCCACGGCCGAAGACGTCGATGAGCGGGATCTCGGGGATCGTCATGTCCGGGGTGGGCACACCGACCAGGACGACGGTGCCCGCGAGGTCGCGGGCGTAGAACGCCTGCTTCCAGGTCTCCGGGCGGCCGACCGCGTCGATCACGACATCGGCGCCGAAGCCGCCGGTCAGCTCCTGGATCGCCTCGACGGCGTCCTTCTCCTTGCTGTTCACGGTGTGGGTGGCGCCGAGCTTCGTGGCCCACTCCAGCTTCCGGTCGTCGAGGTCGACGGCGATGATCCTCGCCGCCCCGGCCAGCGCGGAGCCGGCGACCGCGGCCGCGCCCACGCCACCGCAGCCGATGACCGCGACGCTCTTGCCGCGGCCCACCGCACCGGTGTTGATGGCCGCACCGATGCCGGCCATCACGCCGCAGCCGAGCAGGCCCACGGCGGCCGGGTCGGCGCCGGCGTCGACCTTGGTGCACTGCCCGGAGTGGACCAGCGTCTTCTCGATGAACGCCCCGATGCCCAGCGCCGGCGACAGCTCCGTGCCGTCCTCCAGGGTCATCTTCTGCGTGGCGTTGAAGGTGGCGAAGCAGTACTGCGGCTCGCCCCGCTCGCAGGCGCGGCACTCGCCGCACACCGCGCGCCAGTTGAGGACGACGAAGTCGCCCGGCTCGACGTTGGTGACGCCCTCGCCGACGGCCTCCACGATGCCGGCGGCCTCGTGGCCGAGCAGGAACGGGAACTCGTCGTTGATGCCGCCCTCGCGGTAGTGCAGGTCGGTGTGGCACACCCCGCAGGCCTGGATCGTCACGACGGCCTCGCCCGGGCCCGGGTCGGGCACGTTCACGGTCTCGACCGTGACCGGCTCACCCTTCGCCTTGGCGACCACTCCACGCACCTGCTGCATCGCTGCTCCTCGCACTTCGTCGGTCGATCGTCAGGACCCGGGACGGAGGTCACCGGGAGGAACCGGGTACGTCGTGCCCGGGTTCCGCTCTGCCGCAAACCTAGGCGATCGCGGCTAGCGTGGTCAGCATGTCGGACACCCTCACCCTGCTCGTCGTCGGGGACGGCCCGGTCGCCGACGCGCTCCTGCCCATGGCCGGCCTCCTCGGCTGGGAGTGCCGCGCCGCCACCGAGCTCCCCGAGGCCCTCGCCGCGCTGCCCGACGCCGACGCGGTGGTGGTCACCAGCCACCACGCCGAGGTCGACGGGCCGGCCATCAAGGCGGCCCTCACCGCTCTCGCACCGGGGTCGACGTACCTCGGGGGGATGGGGTCGCGACGCACGCAGGCCCGGCGGCGCGAGTGGCTGCTTGCCAACGGCGTCACGGAGGTCGAGCTCGCCCGCGTCCACGGCCCCGCCGGCCTGGCCATCGGGGCCGACCCGCCGCCGGAGATCGCGCTGTCGATCCTCGCCGAGGCCGTCGCGGTGCTGCGCGGCGCCGAGCTGCGCGGCTCGCTGAGCGACACCGACGGCCCGATCCACCCCGACCTCCCGCCCGGCACCGCCACCTGCCCCACCGGCTGACCCTCCCGCCCGAGGAGTCCGGGCGGAGAGCCATGCTCAGGCGGCGCGGCGGGAGCGCCACCAGGGCCAGGCGCCGGTGCACCACAGCGCCCACGCGACGAGCAGCGGCTGGAAGAACAGGCGTACGACGCGCCCAGTGGTGGTGTCGAGGCCGAACGAGTCCGAGGCGTTGACGAGCTGCCACACGTTGCCGGGGAAGACCGCCACGAAGAAGACCCCGACGACCCAGCCCCACCGGGCCAGGCGCTCGCCCCGCAGCACCACCAGGCCGACGGCCAGCGCGATCTCGACCAGCCCGGAGACGACCACGATCGCCTCGCGCCACGGCAGGAAGGTCGGCGTCTGGCCCAGGAACTCGTCGGTGGCCACCAGGTGCCCGACGCCGGCGACGAGCAGGAAGGCCGCGAGCAGCAGCCGGGCGAGGAGGGCGGCGGCGGTCGGCATGGGGCCATGCTCCCCCAAGGTTCACC
This DNA window, taken from Nocardioides sp. HDW12B, encodes the following:
- a CDS encoding XdhC family protein, producing MSDTLTLLVVGDGPVADALLPMAGLLGWECRAATELPEALAALPDADAVVVTSHHAEVDGPAIKAALTALAPGSTYLGGMGSRRTQARRREWLLANGVTEVELARVHGPAGLAIGADPPPEIALSILAEAVAVLRGAELRGSLSDTDGPIHPDLPPGTATCPTG
- a CDS encoding MBL fold metallo-hydrolase translates to MSHSDGVRLDHVVTSGTFSLDGETHEVDNNVWVIGNEEECVVIDAPHDTEKILDVVGGRKLAAILCTHAHDDHVRVAPELREATGAPILLHPDEKPLWELTHPDLLWDVDLSDDQDLHVGGIKLTVLHTPGHAPGAVCFFAPDLGAVFTGDTLFQGGPGATGRSFSDADVIKESIRTRLFPLPDDTVVHTGHGDDTTIGAEAEALGR
- a CDS encoding S-(hydroxymethyl)mycothiol dehydrogenase, translating into MQQVRGVVAKAKGEPVTVETVNVPDPGPGEAVVTIQACGVCHTDLHYREGGINDEFPFLLGHEAAGIVEAVGEGVTNVEPGDFVVLNWRAVCGECRACERGEPQYCFATFNATQKMTLEDGTELSPALGIGAFIEKTLVHSGQCTKVDAGADPAAVGLLGCGVMAGIGAAINTGAVGRGKSVAVIGCGGVGAAAVAGSALAGAARIIAVDLDDRKLEWATKLGATHTVNSKEKDAVEAIQELTGGFGADVVIDAVGRPETWKQAFYARDLAGTVVLVGVPTPDMTIPEIPLIDVFGRGGSLKSSWYGDCLPSRDFPMLVDLYQQGRLDLDAFVSERIGLDDIEAAFDKMHHGDVLRSVVMF